The Silene latifolia isolate original U9 population chromosome X, ASM4854445v1, whole genome shotgun sequence genome contains the following window.
TACTGGGCGGTgaggtaggcaatgttgaaggtaaaaggaccttCACAGTCGACATTCagataaccgcccaggatggagagctcggtgttggtagtgttgttcggctcctttcagccgaaaatagagctccccatcagtctaagaaaacaacggacgggaggatggtggacctggtggagctttcgctcctggaAACGGATCTGGGCCAGGCACCGCCAAACCTGACGGTAAACCTTCCTCGAGTCGGATGTAACACCCGAGGAGgtaaggtcaagtaacctaccaaactccgctaGAGGCATCGggaaagtccggttgaacaaccggaagaaGACTGACAAAGTCGGGGGTCGAGCGTATGCCCcgaggagaaggtaaaagagcgaGAAATTCGAGGCTCAGCTCTAAGAAGGTACGGCCCCTCATGGTaatgaggccaggcatccccgtgccccgtagtaaagTACAGACTGACTCGTAAATACCGAGTTTCTCTAATGTCGATTTATCCAAAAATCGGGAAGGCACATGTACACACTTGACCAAGTTAAAGAATTTCGTACGATGGACAGCGTTGACGAAAAATACCTGTGGGTAGTCTGGGTtggagtcgagggaagtgtcccctctgACCGTGAATCGTCTCGAAAGTAGACGGAGCGGTCAAGTAGAAGCGAAGAAGCGGTGtggaagtgctaggagcggaagtagaaGTGACTGGAGCTGGTGTAGCTCTGACcagtctacgaccccggcctccgTCTCTGGAACGCAAGACAGCGGCCCGCTCTCGGACTGTGTAAGGAACCAGGGCAGCTCTGAAGGCGGCTGCGGCTGCTGGTGAGTCCGCCACATGTGTAGAAATGGTGGCTGGTGTACAGGTAGTGGCTACTGTGGTCACCGCTGAAGaggaactagcagcagtgctagctgtggtggtgaccgtGGAGGAAGTGGTAGCTCGAATCGAGCTCGTGGTGAGCTCACCGGAGTAAAAACCGTCCCTCGGTGAAACAAGGAGAATGGGGTGCAGTGGTGACTAAGGCGGTGGTAGTGGCAATGTAGGGGCCATCGACTCACTCAAGGACGGATGGAGGTGGTACGGTAGAGGGCAAGGTACTGGACTCCATCCTGTGACAAGGTAAGGGGCATGATGAGAAaatagctgctaaccgtggctaaaacaacacgtaaaaccagcatgtgacagcatgtgaatgccctatcagtcgaaaaattcgactttacAGCAAATAGAACCCAACAATCCTCAAAAATATTCGAATTACAGAATGCAAATGGCGATAGGGAATGGGAAAGGCAATTAACATCAGTAACATGTAGGCATCAACTGAAGTTAATTAAGACAATGCAGTGTATAAGCCGTCTGATAGTCGAAAAAATTCGAATTAAGCAGCCCCTGATCGCAATTTCTGTGCAAAGTCCAGAGAAAACATGTCTAAGTATCGACAGGGGTTCGATTTTAGTCAATAATCAGCAGCAAAATCGCAATAGAGATGCTAGCTAGACAGATTTCAACAGCAAAAAGTAAAGTGACAGTCGAAAAACCCGACTGTCTTGAACCCATATCACAAAAATCATGGAAAATTCGAATTACCATGCGATAAACAGCGAGGAAGGGGAGTTAggatcatcaagcaagctaattaaggcAAACAAACACAatcaagtcgaaaaattcgactaaacagggattttcgaaaccctaattcaatttcacctcataaaattcaaaataatcaaaattaaaatgcaagaggttatggaaatcacttacttgatgatgatgaacctacaaatgcaaataatcctcaaataaacaaacaacaatggtggattttcagtcgaaaaacccgcaaacccgAAAACTCTTATAAAACCGCGAAAATGAACACAAATAAGGGTGAATgaaaggggcttttgaagattaatatgcaCACAATGAAATGTAGGAggcggatttggagattgggcaagaaaaTATGGGATTTGGGGAAGAAATTAATCGCACAAAGGCTTTGCTAGACGAAAATTAGGGTGAAATGAAAGTTAGAACAAAAACATAAGAGTTTTAGGCGAAAACTCCTGACATCAAgttcattccactcgatcgagtggttttaaaccactcgatcgagtacttttatggtccagctgcttggtcgagtaaaatgttactcgatcgaccaatccctctttttgctttactcgatcgacttgtaaaactgctcgatcgaccatatgtttactcgatcgagtacaaatgttactcgatcgagctcttttctcatGTAAGCTCTTTAATTTTCGTCGTTTCCTCCTCGGGATGCGTGAAACTTcctcaaacctgcataaaaacacatgcaaaaacttcccaatataccaaatacgcaaaagcaCAGTCTATAGTCCTACGTCTATgttaaaaactgtctaaaactaattgtcctaattaaaacgcaataaaacaaattcaaaagaaattcaaaaattatctattacaaagtgttacacggggcatttccccgtttaattcccatcaaatttcagtagccccttggtgggcttctcgatggaggacgtcacctcaaagaacattgatgtcctcttcaacttccatgagcatgagtaatcacttgaaacggtaggaggggagtagttcacatccacataagcatgaaccttcctcgtccttgctcctttatcaccagctttagcgtcaacatttccagtttgattgataataattgcaccatgtcccttgacagcttcccctttgctttcatctgtacctacaacaaggaaaacagacgaactttcctcctttttgctctcagtctgaggcggagggttaacaatagcggcacaattctccaaattttcatttggagtgtcaatactaggatcaatagaagagagagcattgcaaggctgggcttgcatgggagctctccgaacGTAGCGATGAAAAAtcggctcctcgtcccctacccgaaaggtcaaagtctttccccgacgtctattaccgcACGGtcggtggacaaaaatggtctccctaaaattataggggtgtgtgcatcttcgggaatgtctaagacaacaaaatcaacgggaacaaAGAACTTCCGATCCGAGCAgcacgtcttctactacacctagtggccgtgataaactacgatcggccatctggacagtcatgttggtacaacttagatttgtcaaaccaaatctcttagccagagacaaaggtaagacactcacgctagcgcctaaatcgcatagcgcattatcaatcaaatgcataccgatatgacacggaattgaaaaactacccgggtcttattgcttagggggtaacttattttgaaatagggccgaccccacctcAGTGAAAGCTACagtctcactgtcattaatagtcctcttacgtgctaaaatttctttcataaactttaaataagagggtaccttagtcaagCAATTCAAAAAATGAAAGACACGGTGACTttaagctcttcaaaagttcaacaaatttgctgaactgttgattaactttagtATTTTGAAGCCGCCTCGGAAAGGGAACCgtaataggtatctcgagtcccttgtttctctcttccaaagtgtcttacggagcaagttctgtatcctttggacgcttcttacctctcgaacgaggtctttccggtgatatcacacttaaacgagcactagcaggctctcgaataagcttctcgtcatcaatactactcgattGACCAAtctgctcactcgatcgagcagtttcttcatcaatgtcagtcgatcgagtacaatttccactcgatcgaccaactccactttctgcttcactcgatcgagtagataaactactAGATCGACCAACATGTTCTTCCTGTTCATTcaatcgagtggaaaaaccactcgatcgagggctttcatcTTCAGTTCTACTCGATTGAACAccagatttcagtcgatcgagcaactgctttgtcgtgagccctttttttgtcgacagtacactgttcaccatcagtattagcttccctagggtctgattttgacacttctggtccctcataagaaagaccgtttctcaattctatcagatttaccgtcttaTTTGGATTCTTCTCAtcttgagtcggtaaatgaccctgctttctcgaggattgatttgcagcaagttgggcaacttgagtctcaagtgccttaaatgacgcgtccttctgttgattttgttgatcattcagctgcaattgctttgaaatggactgcAACATAAACTTTagctcacccatttcactcaccccactagaagatgatgcacctttattaggaggattgaaagaaggaggtgtaacacccccataatccaagtgccttaccaggaccactcaggtatgaagacattaccatctcggttacccgaggcaatgataatcaaaccacaataaagaaacaatctttattataaataatttagtgaatagatacaatcctcaaaaccaaaccaaaagtacgatacattatttcaaactgactgtcaaactgaaatgtaaataactaaaggctacagcggaagactcctatcatcatgtcgtggcatcccatctatccttggcaaaggatacttgttctttatcgtcacacggttcagctccctgtaatctatgcataacctcaaactcccatctttcttcttcacgaaaagaaccggtgctccccacggcgatacacttggtctaatgtatcccttctctatcaaatcatccaactgctttctaagctcctccatctccttaggacccatacggtacggtgccttagagattggccccgtccctggcttcaactcaacggtgaaatctatctccctcttcggtggcaaccctggaatctcctcggaaaaacatctcgcaaactctcccaccactggtatctcatcaacgtcggaatctctatccggtcatctctcacatggcacaggatcaaaggacatccttcctcggataagacttcaaggtaataaatttgcaatcaacttaactttgggtttgactagaaacccacgataagacacactaacaccctttggacctcttaaggacactttcttttgatgacagtctatcttagctttatactttcctaaccaatccatcccaactatcatctcaaaaccgttaagaggaaactctagcaagtctacagggaaatcaacttgcccaactatcaaagatacatctctaaacaatctcccacacgatacagactcacccgaaggtatgaaaacttgctcactaacagattcatatactctcaaacccaactgtttaacatggctcgaagacacaaacgactgagaagcccccgaatcgaacaaaacaaaggtaggaataccattaacaaggaatgtaccggtgataacgtgcgcatcttcctcagctgctttcttctccatcatgaataacttgccactggtcttctgtccgcCTCCCTgaacagtactggctgatgcggtcggcttagcacccgacccttgattgttgttgttgttcgtcggtgttttctgataagaattaccgccgttgcggttgcctccactggaaactcgacttcccggtttggccatgatccgccggtcattgctcgcgaagctctgtgcagTCTCTCGAAAggatccggtgcactcgtgcactcatgtctcttgtggcctacaccaccacaaccatagcaggtcactccccaactattactcacactcccacggccacgcccaaaggaagccccaaagactaaacccggaccagaagaaaatcctttagatcgattgtggttgcctttcttgtgattcgattggccaccacctcgctctcggacttcctcttctcaccgcccgacctctcctgagccatctccaccaacctctccgctctcccgccccctctcataagcttccttaacatcgtaaggatccccacgggtaacttatccataatcttggtggtcaaccccctctcaaacctcaatgccaaattctcctcactcaaacccatgtcctcaaagatacctagacttctcattgaacgacTGTAGTACTCGACCACGAGACATCTCAAAtcatcatcttaaaaccatcaaactcttctctcaacttactcctcacatgttcgggtacaaactcctttctcacagccctacgaaactcctcccaaggtatagcgggtaagccttggttggtatacatttccttagcactcaccttcaccgaatcccaccacttgcccgccgcctccctcggatagaacgcagcatgttccactctcatctcatcaggacaatgaaccaagtctaagatgttctccatctctctcagccaactatcaagaaggttaggttccccaacccccttgtattctttcgggttaaacctcgcaatgtaaaggctgatttttgaatgatcaacctctttctccttatccttattcttgtcctcattcactttctttagggtctcagtgagagcatcctggtgctctaacatcttaacgatgtcatccacagtcataagctcagctctcgcatacaaagcagttctcttgggcggcatcttgaagctatataagaaagggtaaacataaacacacgtactaaacctcaaaacacgaaaacacgctgcccagaacccactcgatcgagttccccaacacactcgatcgagtaacgggatactcgatcgagtgccccacgtactcgatcgagtacccaaaccccagaacccaaacagaccttctgatctcttacctactcgatcgagtatctaggctactcgatcgagtgaccccctacttgatcgagtacccccagttactcgatcgagtgccccaaaactcgattctggactcaaaatcgccaaaaacccacccgatcgagtcagtctcactcgatcgagtaacactaattcatagaagctacccgcatgttacgtcatatgctaacatgctaaactttataaaccacattatatcataataagcatactacgcatcttttctactatctacgaaaccatttcatcatgttattaaatgccacattgtaaatcatccaacatgttatcatctcatcaacaagtttcctcatatcaccattttctttcacatgctcaactttctacttcaacatccaacaattaacacattccatcacattcgtaaacaagttaaccaaacacacatacgactcgacaaacatttcccctatgtgaccggttcaaagttgtagggcgaccccgcgactttaggacgtctcccaagcctttgcactagctcctacaacttttacccgggttcattttaattgactccctatgttcattaagttcattggttacaggtttcaggatcgtcgctctgataccatttgtaacacccccatactccaagtgccttaccaggaccactcaggtatgaagacattaccatctcggttacccgaggcaatgataatcaaaccacaataaagaaacaatgtttattataaataatttagtgaatagatacaatcctcaaaaccaaaccaaaagtacgatacattatttcaaATCGACTGTCtaaatcgaaatgtaaataactaaaggctacacggaagactcctatcatcatgtcgtggcatcccactatcccaagactcatctcaatacctgctcaatatctgctcaccatccccgaatggatcaccgcaggtttacaaaacaacaccggggtcagtactaatcacacaatcaacatgtataacaataataagataaacagacagcttaactgtcacacacacacacacagccaaccaattcccatcatctcaatcccgacGTCCTTTGGACCAttacgcgatgggggaccgcagccgtacccaccaaatccccgctccacataacagtgagcgataaccctgtccattaatgtgcacatccccttccgtggcgggttccacgaagggcgaaactagggcgtgaagtcactcccgcaagtgaccccactcagccgagaacgcatctcaagaaccatcaacagcaatcacaaccacaaacacagtacaatcattatatcaaacaaccaaatacaacacatcaccaatatcccattatgggactaatactgagtaggaaatcctacctggaaagcacaacagtcagacggtatcaacagctgtatcaaaaagcctcttctacgaaccctcctcctatcatataacacatagaggctacacatcacatactacacacaaaaacccccaatctctaaattagggtttaaccaaaacaagggaaaaacagtaaaaagggtacatagatcttaccctcgacgcaaggaactcaacgatacgaataacgacaagaactgaccgtctgaactccgggaattgctaagaatgcgattaggaagatgaactggttgctttctctcttaaacagggttttaggttttgtaaaagtgatttaaaacaatgacgacgaaacttaaataccttaatcgcataattaacaaaacccgagaaaactccccgtaaaaccggacactcgatcgagtactcaaggtactcgatcgagtacccccttactcgatcgagtgccccagctactcgatcgagtacccaacaggtcagaaactattttatttcgcaacttacccttactcgacagagtaaggcctactcgatagagtaccccaagacttataaatacggagtattacaggaggcttctgaaagttttgttgattcttgtgtggaggaatatatggctgctgctgattcggaggagcggtaggattgagtacattctgactagtccacctcaaattggggtggacattcgatTCGTAATAATCGTTGTTCCGCTGTAGTGTTGAAAGAAAGCCAAAGACATGACTCATAGGAATTGGGACAATTATTTGAAACatgcccctctcctccacatctcttgcaagTGAAGGGACCGTCTCAGTAACAAAGATTTACATGGTAAATTCCTCCCTTCGAGGCTACTCCCAGCTCATAATTATCAAATcgggccgtgagagcctctaaagcagctacagaaggagattcggcactcctcctttgatttcctctcgagttcccatattcagctttatgggcggccaaatcatctatgatcttccaccccttagtctctcctagATTCTCAAAGAAATCGGCCCCGGGtcgcagcatccaaaatagccctcgatcgtcgtacaacccattatagaactgattgcaaagactccacttctcgaacccatgatgcggaatagttcgcaccaacttcttgaagcggacccatgcctcgtgaaagttctcgtcaggcccttgtttaaagctcgtgatctgagctctaatagcattagTCTTGAgcagaagtacttcttgtaaaacgccAATGCCAACGAATTCCGGTCGGTTATCCCATGAGCAGTCcggtccagatccctataccactcccttgcagcatctcagagtgagaaaatgaacatggtttcttttatctggtcttgggtcacaccggctggggggggggtatggagcagcagtagtcaataaacgtctccatgtgcttagctgcatcttcatttgtagctcccccgaactggttcctctcaaccatattaatgtaagatggctttggctcgaattttctagcATCGCCTGGTAATTCGAATCCTTTATAAAGATtagcagctgtcggctcagaatgactagctatactcgcttcctcggccattacTGGAagatctggagaagtgactgtttcagctgatgaattggaaactggagatgaaggtggatcttcctcgaaaagctcgttctcgtgaaagcttgacagagtacttagctcttcctctgtcggtaataccctttgtgatcgcctCAATTCGCGCAGAGATTTCTCAAGCTCAGGATtataaggcaataattcaccgccctgtgacctgcgcataagaggaaactacaaacaggatataagaatagtctaaggaacgggtgCCCCTTAAActgaaaaacagactaaaataaagacaaccaaaaattagaacaattgcctccccggcaacggcgccaaaatttgacacggctatctcaaccctatcaaagataaaacctaacggtctcaactaaaatgtagcagaggcagtcgagtatcgaatccacagggaggtaatttaattaacagttgcctaattctagtcctaaagtaacaattgggggttgtttgaatttggttctaaactacgaagtttgaaaggaagagaaataaagtaaagagtaGTAAAGGCaacaaaatatgattaaactattaagaagagagggacatgtcgggatttcggttcactacggtagtccaataactcagctgtaaatgattcagacgaactaatgtgagaaggatgtggaaaggtcctttcggtccactttctatcctaaaataccactaacttaactttcgtcctcattagggtagtctactgtttatagcaggcctatttagtccaatctttcgatccaggattaattttagccagattaaagggtgacatagaagcgtgcactcaactaggtcggataaatacagttaaattgctatagtgacaagGTCCcataatcaattcgtctaattcatttactacgtcgtcatatttctaccgcagattccctaatcccaacatgaagggagtttagctactcatatcgttaattaaactaacagcaaacaattttccagcagtaaacattatgaaataataaTAGATCGTAATAAGGAAAATTAGGACAAAGGATAAATGCAacgaaacaagtaataaaagcaagcaaatgatttattattattaaagggagagaaggaattacaatccaagcgaatccggcgtaaagaacacaaaatccgagtaaaaGTAATCCCGAAATAAGTAACAGTAGAGAGGAATAAAGCAGCGTTCTAAAGTTTACAGTAGAGTGTTTTGTAATatgaaagatgatcctaattaacctagtaaagcgtgcttaaatagcaaagcaaaAGAGTTTAGCGAAAATAAaccatcacgcgggctaattaaagcccaaacccatcaaaaccactcgatcgagtggattaaaaccactcaatcgaccaactcttcatccagaatagctcgatcgactggaaagttactcgatcgagcaacagctCTTTCTGCAGCATAAGGTCGAgtgaaaaacccctcgatcgaccatcagaggaagtaaaaaccactcgatcgagtaactatatcttcatttcagctcaagtccgcatctaagtgcctcgtattgcgtgtcacgacgcttccaaacacagtatctcactcaggaaaatctcgtctcctctaaatgcatgcaaaaaggacgaaaagggtacgattccactactttcgcgttcatttctacaaaatggacaaaacgaaccaaagtagccaattcggggcaaaatatcataaaaacaatatgaaaatgcatagaaatacgtgctgaaataggctaaaaagactatacattaggcacgtatcagtccTCTCGgtttgtccatcggtagcggcatgaaaagcggtactcaacaacaacttactacccatagcatcttgtaAAGCCTTCCAAAATCTCGAACAAaatctcgggtcacgatccgacacgATCTACTTAGGGACACAATGATAACGAACAATCTCCTCGACATAGGCACTAGCAAGCCTATCTAGACTCCAAGTCTCTTTAAAaggaatgaacctagcacacttggtcaatctATCCACAATCACCCATACGGCATCTTTTCCACCAACGTTCTTAGGCAAAGCCATAAcaaaatccatggagatagattcccatttccataAAGGCACATCCAAGGGTTGCAGCAAACctccgggtctcttatgctcgatcttcacttgttgacaagtgaGGCATTTCCCAACATAagtcacaatgtcattcttcgtgttaggccaccaaaattgaagcttcaaatctttatacatcttgtctcctcaaGGATGGatcgaataaggggatagatgagcttcatcaaGAACTCTCTTTCTCAAGTCACTGGCATCGGGGACATACATGCGGCTTTGGTAACGAAGATATCCACTTGCATCAATCTCATAATCTTGAGcattcccttcaagaagcttggcttggaaTCTTTTGAAAGTAGCATCATCCACAAGGTTATCACGGATCTCACGAAGAATAACGGGTttggcaaccatagcaccaaggtAATTAAAGCCACTTTCCACTATTTGCAAATTTAACTTACGAAATTCGGCACAGAGGTCATCGGGGAGCACACGGATAGCACACAAAGAGTGAATTGACTTTATACTAagagcatcggcaaccacatttgcctttccttcatgatataATAACTCcaaatcatagtcattcactaatTCCAACCAACggcgttgtctcatattcaactctttttgggtgaaaatatacctcaaactcttatgatcggtgtagatacggcaatgaactccaatgagGTAATGTCTCCACATCTTTAAGGCATGAACAACGGCGGCTAACTTAAGATCGTGAGTAGGGTAGTTCActtcatgaactctcaattgtcgcgaagcatatgCAATAACCTTCctattttgcatgagaacacaacctaaacccatcttagaagcatcagaAAACATATCAAATTCCACTCCATCCTCGGGTaaggtcaacacgggagcggtagtcaactTTCTCTTCAACTCTTAAAACGCtacttcacaagcttcggtccacaagaatttggtctctttcttcaaaagttgattCATTGATCTAACAAGCTTAGAAAAGTCCTTTACAAAGCGAgggtaataacccgccaaacccaagaaactacggatttcaccaACATTGGTCGGGCTCTTCTATTccatcacggcttcaatcttcaaAGGATCCACCATAACACcttccttagatatcacatgaccaagaaaagacaccttagacaaccaaaattcacacttggaaAACTAGGCAAACTACTTTTGACAACGAAGAATCTCTAAGATAGTACGAAGAC
Protein-coding sequences here:
- the LOC141617864 gene encoding uncharacterized protein LOC141617864 is translated as MGLGCVLMQNRKVIAYASRQLRVHEVNYPTHDLKLAAVVHALKMWRHYLIGVHCRKANVVADALSIKSIHSLCAIRVLPDDLCAEFRKLNLQIVESGFNYLGAMVAKPVILREIRDNLVDDATFKRFQAKLLEGNAQDYEIDASGYLRYQSRMYVPDASDLRKRVLDEAHLSPYSIHP